The Nostoc cf. commune SO-36 genomic sequence GCAGGTTGTTGCCTGATGAATAGTTAGCATCTAAGTAATCGTCACTAGCCCCACCATCGAGGGTGTTATTACCTTTAGTACTAGAGGCTAAGAGAGTATCATTGCCAAAACCACCAACAAGATTATCATTGCCTCCCTTACCATCTAATTTATCGTCGCCTTGTAAACCATTAATCAGGTCATCGTCTGTTGTCCCATAAAGGACATCATTACCGTTGGTGCCATTAATATTTGCCATAACTTTCTACCTGCCTAAATCGATTTTTCAGTAACTTCAGCTATCAATTTGTTATTTGTGCCATCAAACAGTACAAATAACTCATCGAAAATTTGACGTTTTCGGTATACTTTCATCTCAGTCTTGAGAAAAAGCAATTTTTATTTCAAAATTCACTCTGTTATCCAACTTGCAAGTAGCACTTATCTATCTATATAGAACACCGCTTGCAATGACAAATTATGTTTTTATACATTTGGGATGCTCCTTTACGGTTTTAGGTGTTGTAGGAATTCATCAGTGTATCTATTAACTAACGACAAAAAGAAATTTCAGGCTTGTTGTAATCACTCTTAATTCAATAGAAAGCGCTGAAAAATATCTAAGATAAAGCTAAAATGCCTGAGAATCAGACTTGATATTTAATTTTTTGTCAATGGGTAAGCCCTGCTGTCTAGAAAATACAGAAAGACTTTTCTCCACTTTTGTTGTCATCTGTTATCTGTAGGTATTTAGTTTGAAAATAAACAACACCTAAATAACTTGATAATAACTATATACTGAATAATTACTTAGAAGTCTATACTTAAAGAAGTATCTTTATATATTCTTCACGTTACTCACCAATAAATGTGTACATGAATACTTCACTTTGTAAAAACTTTACATTTTTCGAGTTGACAGTCAAATTTTAAAGATGCTTGAAAGACTGCTCCAAAAAATAGATATTTTCTTTTTTGATTGCTGCGATCGCCTGGGGCGGGCTACGCCTACGTGTGGCAATATCTTATATGTGTGCCAAAAATCTAAACGCAGACATGATCAAATTTAGCCAAGAACACTTGCAAACTATCCGCACCCATGCCGAAAGCACCTATCCAGATGAGTGCTGTGGTATAATTTTGGGCTATCTTGCTAATGAGGGCAAAACTGTGGTAGAAGTCATGCCAACAGAAAATGCTTGGAATACACAAGCGGCAGCTCAGTTTCCAGGGGAACGGACAACAGAAAGTAAAAGACGACAATATACGATCGCACCCGAAGTTATGCTAAAAACACAAAAGCAAGCACGCGATCGCTCATTGAATATTATTGGCATTTTTCACTCTCACCCAGATCATCCTGCTATCCCTTCAGAATGCGATCGCCTATACGCTTGGCAAGGATACTCATATATAATAGTTACTGTCCAAAACGGCAAAGCTGGAGAACTCCGAAGCTGGAGCCTTGATGATACTCATAAGTTTCAAGTAGAGGCAATTGAAAATATAATTTAACGATTTACTTTAAAGACACTCACTCGTAGCGGTTTTAGCCGCCACCACGGATGAAAATCCGTCTTCCCTACTCCCCATCTCTATATGAGATACAGTTTTTCGATAGGATTAATATTCCGTCCCAGATCATAACTGCTATGCTCAATCCCAATCTGGATGAAATCCAGTTGACCAAAGACGATTACGAACGCTTCTCCCGACACCTGATTTTGCCGGAAGTAGGATTAGAAGGACAGAAGCGCCTGAAAGCTGCCAGCGTCCAGTGTATCGGTACAGGTGGACTAGGTGCACCACTACTTTTATATCTGGCGGCGGCGGGTATTGGACGTATCGGGATTGTCGATTTCGATGTTGTCGATACTTCCAACTTACAACGCCAAGTCATTCACGGTACATCCTGGGTAGGTAAACCTAAGATTGAATCGGCAAAAAACCGCATTCACGAGATTAACCCCTATTGTCAGGTTGATTTATACGAAACCCGCCTAACTTCCGAAAACGCCTTGGAAATCCTTGAACCTTACGATATCGTCGTGGATGGTACTGATAACTTCCCCACTAGATATCTAGTTAACGACGCTTGCGTATTGCTGAATAAGCCTAACGTCTACGGTTCAATTTTACGCTTTGAAGGGCAAGCTACTGTATTTAACTACCAAGGTGGGCCAAATTATCGTGACCTTTTCCCAGAACCACCACCACCAGGGATGGTTCCCTCTTGTGCAGAAGGTGGTGTATTGGGAATTTTGCCAGGAATTATTGGTTTAATTCAAGCAACGGAAACTGTCAAAATTATCCTGGGACAAGGTAATACGTTAAGTGGACGATTGCTGTTATACAACGCCTTAGATATGAAATTCCGGGAGTTGAAGTTGCGTCCTAACCCAATTCGCCCTGTGATTGAAAAACTGATAGACTACGAACAATTCTGCGGAATTCCCCAAGCTAAGGCAGAGGAGGCTAAACAGCAGATGGAAATGCAAGAAATCACCGTTAAGGATTTAAAGGAGTTGCTCGATAGTGGTGCGAAGGATTTTGTACTGCTAGATGTCCGCAACCCCAATGAGTACGACATTGCTAAAATTCCGGGTTCAGTGTTAGTGCCCTTACCAGACATTGAAAATGGCAATGGCGTTGCTAAGGTGAAGGAAATATTAAATGGTCACCGTTTAATTGCTCATTGTAAGATGGGCGGGCGATCAGCAAAAGCCCTCACCATTCTCAAAGAAGCTGGGATTGTTGGGACAAATGTTAAAGGCGGAATTACCGCTTGGAGTCGAGAAATAGATCCTTCAGTTCCAGAGTATTAACAAGAAAGGTAGGAGGCAGGAGGCAGGAGGCAGGAGGAATGCTGTCGGCGCTCTGTTTCTTGCCGCAACCAAAGCGAGTTTGCGGTGTTAAGTACCCTACCAAAATCAAAGTTAAACGCAAAGGAACGCAAAATTATTTTCTGCGTTCCTCTGCGCTTTCCTTTGCGTTACTCTGCGTTTAAAATTCCAACTCTCTAAGATGCAACAGAATCAGCAGTTGTCTTAGCTACAGGTTTAACTTGACTTAACAAATCGTGCAGTTTTTCGCCTTCAATGACTTCTGTTTCTAAGAGTTGAGTAGCGATCGCTTCTAGCAAGTCTCGATTCTGTCTGAGAATCTCTAGGGCTTGTTCGTGAGCTGTTTCCACGATTTCCTTGACTTCGCTATCAATAGCTTTGGATGTGTCTTCACTCACCGCCCGTCGGGGATTAGCCCCGCCATTACCCAAAAACATCGATTGTTGTCCTTGTTGGTAAGCCAATGGCCCTAAGACTTTGCTCATACCATAAGATGTTACCATCCGTTCTGCCAAGTCAGTTGCTCGTTGCAAATCGTTGGAAGCACCTGTTGTAATACTGTTAAACACAACCTCTTCGGCAGAACGTCCACCCAACAAAGTTGCAATCTGACCCCGCAGTTCCTCTTCATTCATCAAAAAGCGGTCTTCAGTTGGTAATTGCAGAGTATAGCCCAAAGCAGCCATCCCACGGGGAATAATCGAAATCTTTTCTACACGACCGTTTCCTGTGGTTAACGCCCCGACCATTGCGTGACCAACTTCATGGTATGCAACAATCTTTTTCTCAGTCTCGTTCATCACGCGACTCTTCTTTTCTAAACCGGCAACTACCCGCTCAATTGCTTCGGCAAAGTCTTCTTGAGCAACACTTTCACGGAGATTGCGAGCTGCTAGTAATGCCGCTTCGTTCACCAAGTTTGCCAAATCTGCGCCAGCAAAACCGGGGGTACGAGTTGCGATCGCTCTTAAATCTACATCATTTCCTAATTTTACCTTTTGAGCGTGAATTTTGAGAATTGCTTCACGACCAGATAAATCAGGACGGTCTACCAATACTTGGCGGTCAAAGCGACCTGGACGCAGCAATGCGGAGTCAAGGCTTTCGGGGCGGTTAGTAGCTGCTAGTACAATTACTGTTGCATCACCAGCCGCAAATCCATCCATTTCCGTGAGTAATTGGTTGAGAGTCTGTTCTCGCTCATCGTTACCACCGTAGAAGCCATTACTGCTACGAGACTTACCGATCGCATCCAATTCATCAATGAATACAATACAAGGAGCCTGTTTCTTTGCTTGCTCAAACAAATCCCGCACTCTGGAAGAACCGACACCGACAAACAATTCTACAAACTCAGAACCAGAGATGCTGAAGAATGGAACTCCTGCTTCTCCTGCTACGGCTTTCGCTAAAAGTGTCTTACCAGTACCAGGAGGACCTACCAATAGCACACCTTTGGGAATCCTCGCGCCAATTTGCGTAAAGCGCCCTGGAGTCTTGAGGAAATCGACAATTTCCACTAACTCAGTTTTCGCTTCTTCTACCCCAGCCACATCTGCAAAGGTGATTTTAGCTGATTCACCTTCGACATAAACCTTAGCTTTGCTCTTACCAATAGAAAGCGCACCTTGGGGGCCACCGCCACCACCACCACGGGCGAGAAAGAACTGCCAAATGCCAATAAAAATCAGTGGTGGAATCACCCAACTTAAGAGGGTTGTAAACCAAGTATTTTTGGGTGGAGGTGTAGCCGCGAACTCAACTCCCTTTTCTTCTAGCAGTTTGGGCAACTCTAAATCAAAAATTGGTGTCGTTGCAAACACCTGGGGCGGCTCGGCATTTTCTGCTTTTAGTTGGTAGATAATTTGGTTTTGACCAACGGAAACGCGGCTGACTTCCCCTTCTTGTACTTGATGAATAAATAAGCTATAGGGAACACCAGCAGGGCCAGAAGCGAATAAACCAGGCAAAAATAAATTTAAGAGTAGGAATAAACCTGATACTCCCAATAATATATTTGCAATGATCCGAAACC encodes the following:
- a CDS encoding M67 family metallopeptidase, with amino-acid sequence MIKFSQEHLQTIRTHAESTYPDECCGIILGYLANEGKTVVEVMPTENAWNTQAAAQFPGERTTESKRRQYTIAPEVMLKTQKQARDRSLNIIGIFHSHPDHPAIPSECDRLYAWQGYSYIIVTVQNGKAGELRSWSLDDTHKFQVEAIENII
- the moeB gene encoding molybdopterin-synthase adenylyltransferase MoeB gives rise to the protein MLNPNLDEIQLTKDDYERFSRHLILPEVGLEGQKRLKAASVQCIGTGGLGAPLLLYLAAAGIGRIGIVDFDVVDTSNLQRQVIHGTSWVGKPKIESAKNRIHEINPYCQVDLYETRLTSENALEILEPYDIVVDGTDNFPTRYLVNDACVLLNKPNVYGSILRFEGQATVFNYQGGPNYRDLFPEPPPPGMVPSCAEGGVLGILPGIIGLIQATETVKIILGQGNTLSGRLLLYNALDMKFRELKLRPNPIRPVIEKLIDYEQFCGIPQAKAEEAKQQMEMQEITVKDLKELLDSGAKDFVLLDVRNPNEYDIAKIPGSVLVPLPDIENGNGVAKVKEILNGHRLIAHCKMGGRSAKALTILKEAGIVGTNVKGGITAWSREIDPSVPEY
- the ftsH4 gene encoding ATP-dependent zinc metalloprotease FtsH4, whose protein sequence is MAIKEQPKSPRFRIIANILLGVSGLFLLLNLFLPGLFASGPAGVPYSLFIHQVQEGEVSRVSVGQNQIIYQLKAENAEPPQVFATTPIFDLELPKLLEEKGVEFAATPPPKNTWFTTLLSWVIPPLIFIGIWQFFLARGGGGGGPQGALSIGKSKAKVYVEGESAKITFADVAGVEEAKTELVEIVDFLKTPGRFTQIGARIPKGVLLVGPPGTGKTLLAKAVAGEAGVPFFSISGSEFVELFVGVGSSRVRDLFEQAKKQAPCIVFIDELDAIGKSRSSNGFYGGNDEREQTLNQLLTEMDGFAAGDATVIVLAATNRPESLDSALLRPGRFDRQVLVDRPDLSGREAILKIHAQKVKLGNDVDLRAIATRTPGFAGADLANLVNEAALLAARNLRESVAQEDFAEAIERVVAGLEKKSRVMNETEKKIVAYHEVGHAMVGALTTGNGRVEKISIIPRGMAALGYTLQLPTEDRFLMNEEELRGQIATLLGGRSAEEVVFNSITTGASNDLQRATDLAERMVTSYGMSKVLGPLAYQQGQQSMFLGNGGANPRRAVSEDTSKAIDSEVKEIVETAHEQALEILRQNRDLLEAIATQLLETEVIEGEKLHDLLSQVKPVAKTTADSVAS